Proteins encoded together in one Hymenobacter monticola window:
- a CDS encoding sensor histidine kinase, with translation MENSLLSPTSAASASAASEQLPPARPHGTGPAWWRPAPDNTPIPWWVHALLVAVLLALDGLLYYAMRLNPKNTVKLDAVWVVRNLALDGVTALLFYWNWLAVFPRTLSQGRVGRYFLEALVWAAVFSLLRITVSDMVYRVMNGSHPGLDSYNWGLWAGLLLGGLLTMGASSGVRITLDYLHGQRQRRELERQHLLTELGMLKTQINPHFLFNTLNNIYSLTSRKSDRAPEAVLRLAESMRYLLYDSSADAVTLSQELTHLRSFLDLQRLRLPAAEAATAIVLNVYGPVEAAPPVAPLLLLPLVENAFKHGDLAARPEAIRIELEVDGAELRFSVHNYVAAIADLPRQPGGLGLHNLRRRLELLYPERHALHVRTLPGEYAVELVLQLDGNEHVLRNSF, from the coding sequence GTGGAAAATTCCCTTCTTTCGCCTACGTCTGCTGCTTCTGCATCGGCCGCTTCTGAGCAGCTGCCGCCGGCCCGCCCCCACGGTACCGGCCCGGCCTGGTGGCGCCCGGCGCCCGACAACACCCCCATTCCGTGGTGGGTGCACGCGCTGCTGGTGGCCGTGCTGCTGGCCCTCGATGGCCTGCTCTACTACGCCATGCGCCTCAACCCCAAAAACACCGTGAAACTCGACGCGGTGTGGGTGGTGCGCAATCTGGCCCTTGACGGCGTCACGGCGTTGCTGTTTTACTGGAATTGGCTGGCGGTGTTTCCGCGCACGCTGTCGCAGGGGCGCGTGGGTCGCTATTTCCTGGAAGCGCTGGTCTGGGCGGCGGTATTTTCGCTGCTGCGCATCACGGTTTCAGACATGGTTTACCGCGTGATGAACGGCAGCCATCCGGGCCTGGATTCCTACAACTGGGGGCTGTGGGCCGGGCTGCTGCTGGGTGGACTGCTCACGATGGGCGCCAGCTCGGGCGTCCGCATCACCCTCGACTACCTGCACGGCCAACGCCAGCGCCGCGAACTGGAACGCCAGCACCTGCTCACCGAGCTGGGCATGCTCAAAACCCAAATCAACCCGCACTTTTTGTTCAACACCCTCAACAACATCTACTCCCTCACCAGCCGCAAGTCGGACCGCGCCCCGGAAGCCGTGCTGCGCCTGGCCGAAAGCATGCGCTACCTGCTCTACGACAGCAGCGCCGACGCCGTGACCCTGAGCCAGGAGCTCACTCACCTGCGCAGCTTCCTCGACCTGCAGCGCCTGCGCCTGCCCGCCGCCGAGGCCGCTACGGCGATTGTCCTCAACGTCTACGGCCCCGTGGAGGCCGCCCCACCCGTGGCCCCGCTCCTGCTGCTGCCCCTGGTCGAGAATGCCTTCAAGCACGGCGACCTTGCCGCCCGCCCCGAAGCCATCCGCATCGAGCTCGAAGTAGACGGCGCCGAGTTGCGCTTCTCCGTGCACAACTACGTGGCCGCCATCGCCGACCTGCCGCGCCAGCCCGGCGGCCTCGGCCTGCACAACCTGCGCCGCCGCCTGGAGCTGCTGTACCCGGAGCGCCACGCGCTGCACGTCCGCACCTTGCCTGGCGAATATGCGGTGGAATTGGTGCTACAGCTTGATGGGAATGAGCATGTTTTGCGGAATTCGTTTTGA
- a CDS encoding RNA polymerase sigma factor: MSAATWFAFGADDVLPDQAAQPVAPRLTASRHSAVTSPPTEAELIDGCLRGRQLAQKLLYDKYAGKMMAVCLRYAQTTFEAEDVLQEGFLTVFRTLASFRRECPLEFWIRRIMINAALRQHRRNASLVAVSDGEYPETLSSEEFTLSNYNFQELLAMVQELAPRYRMVFNLYAIEGYTHKEIGELLGITEGTSKSQYSRARVILQTKLERLSAPPRHVS, encoded by the coding sequence ATGAGCGCCGCCACCTGGTTTGCCTTCGGCGCCGACGACGTGCTGCCCGACCAAGCGGCCCAGCCCGTGGCGCCGCGCCTCACCGCCAGCCGCCACTCGGCCGTGACCAGCCCGCCCACCGAAGCCGAGCTGATTGACGGCTGCCTGCGCGGCCGCCAGCTGGCCCAGAAGCTGCTCTACGACAAGTACGCCGGCAAGATGATGGCTGTGTGCCTGCGCTACGCCCAAACCACCTTCGAGGCCGAAGACGTGCTGCAGGAAGGCTTCCTCACGGTGTTCCGCACGCTGGCCAGCTTCCGGCGCGAGTGCCCGCTGGAATTCTGGATTCGCCGTATCATGATTAACGCGGCCCTGCGCCAGCACCGCCGCAACGCCTCGCTGGTGGCGGTGAGCGACGGCGAATATCCCGAGACGCTGTCGAGCGAGGAATTCACGCTCAGCAACTACAATTTTCAGGAATTATTGGCGATGGTGCAGGAGCTAGCACCGCGCTACCGGATGGTCTTCAACCTTTACGCCATTGAAGGCTATACGCATAAGGAAATCGGCGAATTATTAGGTATCACCGAGGGCACGAGCAAGTCGCAATATTCTCGGGCCCGCGTCATCTTGCAAACTAAATTGGAGCGCCTGAGCGCGCCCCCCCGCCATGTCAGCTAA
- the wrbA gene encoding NAD(P)H:quinone oxidoreductase: protein MKTLVLFYSTYGHVWKLAEAVAEGARQIEGNEVVVKRVPETLSKEILDQTGATGAQQAFAHVPVATPNELVEYDAIIFGTPTRYGNLCGQMQAFMDSTGGLWAKGALVGKVGGVFVSTATQHGGQETTIRSFHTELLHHGFVIVGLPYAWQGQMGHHEVTGGTPYGASTVAGGQGERQPSENELEGARFQGKHTSEIAKKLAAK from the coding sequence ATGAAGACCCTTGTGCTGTTTTACTCCACCTATGGCCACGTTTGGAAGCTGGCCGAAGCCGTGGCCGAAGGTGCCCGCCAGATAGAAGGCAACGAAGTGGTGGTGAAGCGCGTGCCCGAAACGCTTTCCAAAGAAATTCTGGACCAAACCGGCGCCACCGGCGCCCAGCAGGCTTTCGCGCACGTGCCCGTGGCCACGCCCAACGAACTGGTGGAGTACGACGCCATCATCTTCGGCACGCCCACCCGCTACGGCAACCTCTGCGGCCAGATGCAGGCCTTCATGGACAGCACCGGCGGCCTGTGGGCCAAGGGCGCGCTGGTGGGCAAAGTCGGCGGCGTGTTTGTGAGCACCGCCACCCAGCACGGCGGCCAGGAAACCACCATCCGCAGCTTCCACACCGAACTGCTGCACCACGGCTTTGTGATTGTGGGCCTGCCCTACGCCTGGCAGGGCCAGATGGGCCACCACGAAGTGACCGGCGGCACGCCCTACGGCGCTAGCACCGTGGCCGGCGGCCAGGGCGAGCGTCAGCCCAGCGAAAACGAGCTCGAAGGCGCCCGCTTCCAGGGCAAGCACACCTCGGAAATCGCCAAGAAGCTGGCCGCGAAGTAG
- a CDS encoding head GIN domain-containing protein: MKTLLFSTAVAAVTFAACTAQAQVKQPRQVGSFQAIESSGGIDVVLTQGSGTSVVVEASDEAQAHLVTKVEGSALKIGWESGFSWKNLLSNNHHATVYITCPRLSGLSLSGGSDAKGQSAFSADDFRLQASGGSDVKLSLTAKSLTCSASGGSDVDLSGRVERQTVDISGGSDYNAFGLRSTAATVRASGGSDASLTVDGELTASAGGGSDVRYKGAARLTNASHSGGSSVRRVQ; encoded by the coding sequence ATGAAAACACTCCTTTTTTCCACGGCTGTAGCGGCCGTCACGTTTGCCGCCTGCACGGCCCAGGCCCAGGTGAAACAGCCCCGCCAGGTAGGCAGCTTCCAGGCAATAGAATCCAGCGGCGGCATCGACGTGGTGCTGACGCAGGGCAGCGGCACCTCCGTGGTCGTCGAAGCTTCCGACGAGGCCCAGGCCCACCTCGTGACCAAAGTGGAAGGCAGCGCCTTGAAAATTGGCTGGGAATCGGGCTTCTCCTGGAAAAACCTGCTCAGCAACAACCACCATGCCACCGTGTACATCACCTGCCCGCGCCTCTCGGGCCTGAGCCTGAGCGGCGGCTCCGACGCCAAGGGCCAGTCCGCCTTCTCGGCCGACGACTTCCGCCTCCAGGCCAGCGGCGGCTCCGACGTGAAGCTCAGCCTCACCGCCAAAAGCCTCACCTGCTCCGCCTCGGGCGGCAGCGACGTGGACCTGAGCGGCCGCGTGGAGCGCCAGACCGTGGACATCAGCGGCGGCTCCGACTACAACGCCTTCGGCCTGCGCAGCACCGCCGCCACCGTGCGCGCCAGCGGCGGTTCCGACGCCAGCCTGACCGTGGATGGCGAGCTGACCGCCAGCGCCGGCGGTGGCTCCGATGTGCGCTACAAAGGAGCCGCCCGCCTCACCAACGCGTCCCACTCCGGCGGCAGCAGCGTGCGGCGTGTGCAATAA
- a CDS encoding LytR/AlgR family response regulator transcription factor: MQRLTCAILDDEPLALELLTDYCAQVPFLELRGQFHDALAGLAFLQDNPVDVVFMDIHMPRLTGLQLVQLLPAPAPRIIFTTAYDQYAVQSYTLNAADYLLKPIAFDRFLQAVSKVRQALPSSSVASVATVPEVPAPTPTPAPADAMFVKNEHRLQRVAFDNILYIEGMKEYLLLHTASAGKILTLQSFRRVEEVLPPERFARIHKSFLVALSRIEHVERGKVQVAGRLLPVGDTYRESFAELIRAHNQL; the protein is encoded by the coding sequence ATGCAACGCCTAACCTGCGCCATTCTTGATGACGAACCGCTGGCCCTCGAGCTGCTGACCGACTACTGCGCTCAGGTGCCTTTCCTGGAGCTGCGCGGTCAGTTTCACGACGCGCTGGCCGGCCTGGCTTTCCTGCAGGATAACCCGGTGGATGTCGTGTTCATGGACATTCACATGCCGCGCCTCACCGGCCTGCAACTGGTGCAGCTGCTGCCCGCGCCAGCGCCCCGCATCATCTTCACCACCGCCTACGACCAGTACGCCGTGCAGAGCTACACCCTGAACGCGGCCGACTACCTCCTGAAACCCATCGCCTTCGACCGCTTTTTGCAAGCCGTGAGCAAGGTGCGCCAAGCGCTGCCGAGTAGCTCAGTGGCCTCGGTTGCGACCGTTCCGGAAGTGCCCGCGCCAACTCCAACACCCGCGCCGGCCGATGCCATGTTTGTGAAGAACGAGCACCGGCTGCAGCGCGTGGCTTTCGATAACATTCTTTATATAGAGGGCATGAAGGAATACCTGCTGCTGCACACCGCCAGCGCCGGCAAAATTCTCACCCTGCAGTCCTTCCGCCGCGTGGAGGAAGTGCTGCCGCCCGAGCGGTTTGCCCGTATCCATAAGTCATTCCTCGTAGCTCTCAGCCGCATCGAGCACGTGGAGCGCGGCAAGGTGCAGGTGGCCGGCCGCCTGCTGCCCGTGGGCGACACCTACCGCGAGTCGTTTGCCGAGCTGATTCGGGCGCATAATCAGCTGTGA
- the uvrB gene encoding excinuclease ABC subunit UvrB, translating into MEYQLTSEFKPTGDQPTAIAKLVEGVNNGEPAQVLLGATGTGKTFTMANVIAETGKPALVLCHNKTLAAQLYGEFKAFFPNNAVEYYISYYDYYQPEAYIASTDVFIEKDLAINQEIEKLRLHTTSTLLSGRRDVIVVASVSCIYGIGNPEEFAKNVIFLKPGMRYTRNNLLYQFVQILYSRTEVEFSRGTFRVKGDTVDVFPAYADYAIRIYFFGDEIESVHKIDPVSGKKLSDEAHGIALYPANLFVTGKETLNSAIKQIQDDMVHQHAYFEKEGRDAEAKRIMERTEFDLEMIRELGYCSGIENYSRYFDGRTPGSRPFCLLDYFPNDYLLVVDESHATMPQIRAMWGGDRSRKTALIEYGFRLPSALDNRPLTFNEFESMYRQAVFVSATPADYELEQSGGIIVEQIIRPTGLLDPEIDLRPSINQIDDLLDEVDNRVKQGDRVLVTTLTKRMAEELSKYMDRLGIKVEYVHSDVKTLDRVEILRKLRLGDIDVLIGVNLLREGLDLPEVSLVAILDADKEGFLRDQRSLIQTMGRAARNDRGKVIMYADRITGSMQRAIDETNRRRATQMAYNEEHGITPRTVRKSREAIMGQTDLADYRIVETTGYATPDDGAALALAAEPVVAMMTKPELEKLIKTTEKQMEAAAKDLDFLTAAKLRDELAALRTMLKGKRD; encoded by the coding sequence ATGGAGTACCAACTTACCTCTGAATTTAAGCCCACCGGCGACCAGCCCACCGCCATTGCCAAACTCGTGGAGGGCGTGAACAACGGCGAGCCGGCCCAGGTGTTGCTGGGTGCCACCGGCACCGGCAAAACCTTCACCATGGCCAACGTCATTGCCGAAACCGGCAAGCCGGCCCTGGTGCTGTGCCACAACAAGACGCTGGCCGCCCAGCTTTACGGCGAGTTCAAGGCATTTTTTCCGAACAACGCCGTCGAGTACTACATCAGCTACTACGACTACTACCAGCCGGAAGCCTACATCGCCAGCACCGATGTCTTCATCGAGAAAGACTTGGCCATCAACCAGGAAATCGAGAAGCTGCGGCTGCACACCACCTCCACCCTGCTCAGCGGGCGGCGCGATGTCATTGTGGTAGCTTCGGTGTCGTGCATCTATGGCATCGGCAACCCCGAGGAATTTGCCAAAAACGTCATTTTTCTGAAGCCAGGCATGCGCTACACGCGCAACAACCTGCTCTACCAGTTCGTGCAGATTCTGTACTCGCGCACTGAGGTGGAGTTTTCGCGCGGCACCTTCCGGGTGAAGGGCGACACGGTGGACGTGTTTCCGGCCTACGCCGACTACGCCATCCGTATCTACTTCTTCGGCGATGAAATCGAGTCGGTGCACAAGATTGACCCCGTCAGCGGCAAGAAGCTGAGCGACGAGGCCCACGGCATTGCGCTGTATCCGGCCAACCTGTTCGTGACCGGCAAGGAAACGCTGAATTCGGCCATCAAGCAGATTCAGGATGACATGGTGCACCAGCACGCCTACTTCGAGAAGGAGGGCCGCGACGCCGAAGCCAAGCGCATCATGGAGCGCACCGAGTTCGATTTGGAGATGATTCGGGAGTTGGGCTACTGCTCGGGCATCGAGAACTATTCGCGCTATTTCGACGGGCGCACGCCGGGCTCGCGGCCGTTCTGCCTGCTCGACTATTTCCCCAACGACTACCTACTGGTGGTGGACGAAAGCCACGCCACCATGCCCCAAATCCGGGCCATGTGGGGCGGCGACCGTAGCCGCAAGACGGCGCTTATTGAGTACGGCTTCCGCCTGCCCTCGGCCCTCGATAACCGCCCACTGACCTTCAACGAGTTTGAAAGCATGTACCGGCAGGCGGTGTTCGTATCGGCCACGCCGGCCGACTACGAGCTGGAGCAAAGCGGGGGCATCATCGTGGAGCAGATTATCCGCCCCACCGGCCTGCTCGACCCCGAAATCGACCTGCGCCCCAGCATCAACCAGATTGACGACCTGCTGGACGAGGTCGACAACCGCGTGAAGCAGGGCGACCGCGTGCTCGTGACCACCCTCACCAAGCGCATGGCCGAGGAGCTGAGCAAGTACATGGACCGCTTGGGTATCAAGGTGGAATACGTGCACTCCGACGTGAAAACGCTGGACCGCGTGGAGATTCTGCGCAAGCTGCGTCTGGGCGACATCGACGTGCTCATTGGGGTGAACTTGCTGCGCGAAGGGCTCGACTTGCCGGAGGTAAGCCTCGTGGCCATTCTGGATGCCGACAAGGAAGGCTTTCTGCGAGACCAGCGCAGCCTGATTCAGACCATGGGCCGCGCGGCGCGGAATGACCGGGGCAAGGTGATTATGTACGCCGACCGCATCACCGGCTCGATGCAGCGCGCCATCGACGAGACAAATCGCCGACGCGCTACTCAAATGGCCTACAACGAGGAGCACGGCATCACGCCGCGCACGGTGCGCAAGTCGCGCGAGGCCATTATGGGCCAGACCGACCTGGCCGACTACCGCATTGTGGAAACCACCGGCTACGCCACGCCCGACGACGGCGCCGCCCTGGCCTTGGCCGCCGAGCCCGTGGTGGCCATGATGACCAAGCCCGAACTCGAAAAGCTCATTAAAACCACCGAAAAGCAAATGGAAGCCGCCGCCAAGGACCTGGACTTCCTCACGGCTGCCAAGTTGCGCGACGAGCTGGCCGCGCTGCGCACCATGCTCAAGGGCAAGCGCGACTAG